The nucleotide sequence gccatgaaatttctgtgttcagcgaaattattcgatgaccaaaatgctcacgcaataaagaaatcgtgtccgttgcggaatgacaggtagcgccatcctgttggaaccaagtaactctatacttgtgtctgcgtttcaattcaggaatgagaaactcgtttaacattttgcgatacctctcatcgttcaccgtttcatcaaacacatacggtcccactataccgaatttagccacgcccatccaaacagtcaacttagcggagtgtagaggtttctcgtgtattatcatcggattctctgtcgaccagtagcgcatattttgtttattcacatcaccgtttagataaaaatgagcttcatcagtaaagagtaacgagttcaatggaatctcaccagtatcaattcttgtaagcatatcctcggcaaatgattttcttctcacaaaatcagttttttgtaacttttgaatgattaaaatcttatatggatggaaactgaggtcttcagataaaattcgttgcagagaagttggtttgatttttaaatttaacgctcgtttacgtattgaagtggtaggggtagtctgtactgaatgccttactcggtccgttgtttctggcgttcttactgatcttttccgacctgtaggcttatttttacaagcatgagcggttttctcgaagttttttacccataatttcactgttggcctcgatggcacttcacttttaccggtaagtttaaaatgtttgcggaaggcacgaattgcactaatgtaagagtcattatttttgaaaaaggcctttacaataaaagcgcgctgcacagccgtccacttctccatggtaaaaaattaatactgaaacataattcggcatgtgttggctacctggaaccgcttttaccattcccctaacaccatttgaacgcagatcagtgctcaccaaaatgtgaaaggttattctggaacaccctgtacctacttaaaacggttggaaattgaattaaatGACTAAATTAATATGGTATTATATgtttaaaactttaaataatAACATCGATTGAAATATTTATGATATATTAATTATGTATAAATGtatagaaaaagaaattaaataaaaaatagggcaTAGGGCTACTAAGGGCTTACGTCACGACGTCCCGCGTCCGTAGAAGGTTTGAATACGCTTCGGTGTTTTTTTGCATAGAGGGCGTGTTTTgctggaaattttaattttccatcttcaacttgaactttcaactttttcaacgattgCTTCTGTCATCTTTatttacgtgtattttttgtttttgataacaattttaggtgaatctatgtcgataaaaaaatattcgcaaGTCGTACTGAATGAAACGTAATAGTTTAACATATCATTGTGAAAGTTAAATTCAGGTTTAGAAGTGTTTTTCAAGTGTGGTGATATCGAATTTCATAAAGATTATGCTtatttaatgtaaaataatgGAAGAATACACTTCAGACATATCTGTTCTCGATGTCTATGAAATAGCTTCAGCGATCGgcaaagaatttgaaaaaataattgacgTCTGTGGCGCAGATACTGTTACCAATTTGATGCCCAGAGTTATCAATGCCCTGGAACATTTAGAATCTTTAGCTACTAAAAATGAACGCGAAAATGCGATCTTGGAAGATTTAAAAAACAGGATagttaaacttgaaaatgacaAACATGTGCGAGCTGAAGATcgcttaaaatttgaaaaagttcgtatTATTATTGTTCCATTTACGTTGTTTGATCAATGTTTTGTTTACTAACTTGTATGATTGTATCTTGATCATAGGAACTTGAACAAATTGAAGAAGATTGGCGAAAAGAATCCAACCATTTATTAGCAGTAATTGCTAAACttcaagaagaaaataaaagacTGGCATCTATTGTAGCAAATGAAAGTTATTTCGAACAAGGTATGAGTACATTTTAAACAATGGGTCGCATATGCTTGCATATGTATTATTATTCAttctaattcatttttacaGAGAGTTCGAGTAATTCTGAAGAAGACGTGAATGTAGTGAATCAACTCCAACATCAGCTAGATCTTCTTCGAGATAAGGTTAAAGTTCAGAATGTAGAATTGAATGCTAAAAATAGTGAGATAGAAAATGTGAGTTGAATTATGGCAATGGagttattgttgttttttaaaatcaaaatttccatgtgtttttttattcattttacagCTTGAAAGTCGAATAGAAACACTCAACACTACAATTGTTgatctgagaaaaaaacaaaagatacATGTGTCTCAAATTCACGGATTCGTCGAAGAAAGAGCCAAATTATTGATTGAAATTCAAGATCAAAGAAGAGAAATTGTCCTCTTACACCAAAGATTAGGAATAGTTCAGAAAGAAAACGAAGATTTAGCGAAATCCAATGTGAGTTCATGAATGAACAAAAGTTCGTATTTAATGCTGATTTTTATCGTGATGCATATCTGAAACTTTGTTGTTTTAAGGTTGAAGTGCCTGATTTAACAAATAAGGTTTTGTACGACGTTGATGATCCCAACCGACCACGTTTTACCATTGCTGAGCTGAAAGAAATTCTTCACGAAAGGAATGAATTGAAAGCTAAATTAAATGAAGTTCAAGATGAATTAGCTCTTTATAGACCTGATGCCAGTATAGATACGTAagtatttatgatttttattctaTCTATTCGTATATTAATTCATGATTAAGGTTATGCATGGCTGGAATGTTGTGCGTTATAATACGCGCGATGCTTGAATCTACGGTAGCCATTTCATATGGGATGAATTTCTATCggttaattcattaatttacacTGTACAGTAGTAgtttttaatcagttttttgatCTAGTTGTAGTCTAATTTTATTTATGTAGGcatttcttgataattttatgGTACAAAGTTCAGAAAATTCAgtttagttcatttttagattttttccacATCTTGACAAAAGTAATAATTTGGTTCTTtatttattgcatttttcgCATTTATTCAGCGTCTTATCATCTCGAATGCTTTATTTAATTTGCTTCTAAATGGcttgtgttttgttttcttttactCGGGCACCGCTTTGTCATttgtttgaattaaaaatatgaatggtATGCGGTACGTTATGCTGGTTTAACTTTCTGAATAGCCAGGAAGATGGAGATATTGAGCCCGAATACATCAACGAACGAGCAGGACGGGCTGACATTTATTTGGCATTGCGCTTTCCCGACCATACGaataagaaaatcgaaaatcaccaGCAATGTATCCCCTCTTTCTTCCCGACAAATGTCACAAGTGTAATTAGTACCAAGTAAGTTTGAAAACATACATGCATGTGAATGTATAGCGAATGGAGCGAATTGTTTGCTTTTGAGTTCGAATGGTAGAATTGTATGTAAATCGTGATGCTGTAATACCCTGATTGTAGGCTATTAGTTTTAATATATAAAAGAAGTATAATGTAGAATTCTTTAGTCTTTTCAGAAGTATTGTTAGATAAATTCGAATCTCATTGCAGAAtctaattctttcatttttattatgtgCTAAGCtttctttattttataatattctTCATAAAATTACCAATTGGGAAATCACACTTATAACAgtaaaataaatttgagcttgCACTTTCTTCATGATTCAATCATTTGCTGAAAATAGCATTCCATTATATCGTAATCATTCACAGCTATGCAGCTCATTCatacaaatgattttcatttataAACACGGCattatatttatttaattacCCGTACattgttgatgtatttttattattactaCTACCTATAATGGCGTGCGTTGTTCAAAATTCATGCTAATTTGGCGATAGAActgaaatactcgtaagttTCGTGTAcagctttctgaaaatatttttatcgctTTCGCTTTTTTAGCAGAGTAAAATTCTGTGCCAAAACTATGGTTGTGCTGAGAAATAtcacaaaatacaattgaaaaaatagattACTTACTCGTAGTCGTACTAAGTGTAGGCTATTTATTGGgcttttacaagttcaaattaTGACTCAtgtaaaattgaactttttgttgTTCGTATAAAAATGTGTACATTATTAACAATTCGTATAACTGTTTGTGGTTCTGACTTctgttcaaaatacatatatacataattatgtacaataTGATAttaaaaagggttaaaaatcAGTATAATCATCATTCTGTGGTGAAACTGGAAGGGTGTTTTTGGTACGGTGTAGGGAATAAGGTGTTTATTGGCTTATATGAATCATCTTCATCTGCGAATCCTGGCTTAAAGATACATTCTCAATGTAAGAATGTTGGTGTTCATTTTCAAGTGGAATATTCTGTATGTCGTTTCTTTAATTAGTTTATAAATttctatttgtgtttttttctcattcagaTCCGAGGTGGCGACTGAAGTTGATTTTGGCGATGACGATTTGCCTGTTCAAGGACCATTACCGCTAGAACCTGATGACGCACCTTGGAAAAAATCTGAATCTGGTATTAGAAAATTGTAAGTTTTCATACATCTATTAtctttcaacaatttcattttttgtatacttaagtaaatacgattttttttttttagatttcgaaaaatatttattgaacAATCTGTTAATCCAGTCAAAAGAGTATCAATTCCTATATTTTCTTCTAAAACTTCGTCATCTTCGTCTCCCTCAACATCAATCGTTTAACGGGAAATATTTCTACGTGCCATcatatacctatattttatattttcacaaaaaatattactaGTACTACATATATTTAGTTTTAAGTTtcaatttcgtgaatttttatatttttatcaaagtacttacttacttcaaaGCGGCATTTTAATGATTATTCTTATGTaagtacaataattttttgtgtattttttaaaactttcttttctctcaaatttttaccagcGTTCGATTTTGAAAGATTAATTTAACTGAAAACTTGGTGaagttttctttgaaaaatcaaaaaaattatcgttacttatttgaaaataggtaattattattattgaacgctgaaagaaaagaaagaagtaATAACAATGTGATTTTGATTATAATTataatccattaaaaaaaattacattgcgAAATGTGATTCTGAAAACTAACGAATAATGGATGGAACTGCTTAAAGGTTATTGTAATATTCCTTTATTAATACTCGTTATACTTAATGAATCAAATGTCGCGTAATTTAACGAAAACTTTAACTAAATAGACTgcaacatttttatatttttacgaaACACTATTTATTTTATTGCTACGTGACGAattatttccattattttataTTAAGTATGTGTAAATATGTCTTCCTCAACTTCGTGAAATACGATCGGCTTTGTGTaagttgaaacttttatttttgaaacaaaagaaGTTCAAAAGGTATGAGCTGTTAATGCAAGCTTTTGATAAACCCATTTCGCTggtcaattaatttttattcaatttttgcttttttattccTCGCATTTGTAATAGCTGCGCTGcacgttacaattttttttttgttgcttaaaaatgttacaatgttaccattaataattttttttttttcgaaaaaaatactttaattACCGCAGTTAGTCGCGAATGTGATATTTAATGTATTTTAATGTTGAAGTTTTACCTCGTGTAAAATTAAGAATAAATGTTCGTACTTGATTGAATTTTATGTTTcataattcgtattttttcaacgaatagaAAGGAGTTAGATGAAAGGTATCTTCTGGATGATTATATATTCAGATTTGTAGAAAGAAAGAGCTTTCAACGCTATTCACCCGAGTAACGAATAACGAAACTATTCTTATCTCGTCGAAATTTATCCTGGATTTTTGACTTGGTAAATGTTAAGAATATTCTATTCTTTGCTGAAATTAAATTCTTTCTTCTTTAAAGACAATGAGGCCAACCGGCGTTCAATTTACGTTGCAAAATAAAAGGAAGAACGTACGTGCAAAATTAAAGAGGTGTTAGGTTCATAACAAGAGTACACATAGACAGCGAGTAAGTATCTTGTCAAATAAAGTACATCGCAGAGAGAATCGCTAACTCGGTACGAAGTACGAGAAGTAAAGGGGGCATGGTATCGTCAACTCCCTTGGTCCCAGATCTCATAACAAGTGCGTCCGATTCGATTACTTTAATAGAACAATCACGGTCTAGCGCCTTCGTTTGTTCACTCGAACCCACCGTTTCGTCTATACATTTACCGCATCTTTTATTTCCTACcgagctttttaatttttaaaagatgtaGCCCCGCGTAATTTTACCCATCGAAAATCCGAGTTGGTACACTACACACCTATGTCTAAGTACACGTTCCACgttgttcaaaatttatccgAGTACAAAGCTTTTGATGCTAGGTACGTAATCTATGTACGTAtggtacttgaaatttactaTATTAAGGTTAACTTTCAAAGCTCGGATTGGAAGTTTGAATTCAGCAGTTGTAGTTACCTTTGTACTCGAATTTCTAGTTCCGAAGGGTGAAAATCACAGTTGAGACGTAGCTTTAAAGTTGGATACCTATCtgttaggtaccttacctataatATATTTTCCAGATGTCCGAATTCGTTTGCTGTTACACTGCTCTGTACCATGTACCGTGTTGGAAACTTTGCCATGGTGTCGTGCTTTTAGTAGACTAGTTTGTGGTCTTAATGCTAAACGGACCTTTTAAAGAATTTTATTGATTATAGAGTAGAGTTCCAGTTTTTAAAACCGTCATAAAGTAGCATTGAACAAAGTAAAAGTGTGAATTGAGAACATTGAAATCACCCAATCACATTGATTGATCTATCGAATTGACAGATTTTCACACGAACTCTTCTGTTAGTAgccaagtacctacatataattggTTACGCtgttggaggggaggggggagggaggataAATGTatttacataatatgtacttacctattgtatgtatatgtatagtaATCATAAGCTCGAATAtttgaatgaataaaatggTTAAAACTGTCCTCACCTGACCTTACGTACTTACCTGCTGCGTAACAATTGCGCACCTAGCAGACCTAAACTGGGTAAATAtaggtttaaaaaaagaaaaaaaattgaaaacatcaaaGAAGACAACACTTACCTAATTTTCGAGACTCGTTTGTTTAAATGTTTATTTATGAGTAGGTAATGAAAACTCTCTTACATTTTTCGCCTTTGTACACCACCTTCGGGGGCGAAAACCTCCTGGTTCATGCAGTTAGGTAATAGATGAACCGAATCCGCACAAATGTCACGGTTCGCGTTTAaaagataaataaaataacacgCGGCACACCGCTTATGGTAATGTTATCAGGCTTCGCgttctttttctttcattgtattcgtttttttaaatgggAAATTTTAAGAGGTCGGGAAGTCCGGGGAGAGACTTTTAATATGTCCCCTTGATTTTTATTTAGCTTATCTCGAAGAACAGAAACGTCGGACTGCGTACATTGGGGTGTTGGTGTTCGCTTTTGTCGTTTGTAGATACGAAAAACAGCGCGAGTCTTGTTTGCCCTTCTTCCCTTTAGATGCGAGTACGAGGGGATAAACTTATTCAGGCACATCTTTGATAAGGTCGGTGAAGTTCGTCTTCATGGCAGGGTGATCTCAGTACGGGATTTATCTGGTACCGGTACGACTCCCGAGAGATAGGTCTTATGTTCAATAAAGCCATGTCTTCCTCTTCTCCAGTACACTATTCGTTCGGTCTTTCTCTTTCTGTTTTCGATCATCTCATCTTTTACATCAACACGGTTACTGTAGCGTAATCTTGCACCTACCTATGAAAGGAATAAGGAAGcgggttgaatttttcaatgaaaagtttgAGACAATCgtaactttttggtgaattaatatttatatttatgaatttaattGACTGATGAAATCATAAACGAAGAATTgtttaaacctgaaaaactaaaTCTATATATGTACCAGCACACAATGGAACTATATCTTTGAAACGAAACACACTTCCggcttgtaacttttttttttcaaaattaaacctaataaattgttaaaatgttaAATGCCTACAtctttgttcaaaaataaaatactcgtaattcatCTAGAgctacttaggtacctaccaataataTAGTGTTTagaatgaaatttgaagaaaggaTAACCTACCTGCGaaaagtacagggtgcccagaaatatcgggtacccctaaaaaagttttctgctaaatacttcggttggtcacagtgaatgataataatgatagcacatgattggttgttggactggagagataacattccaccaatcatatgcatctatttcacgttgccaacctatatttttaatgaaaaactttctttggggtacccgatatttctgggcaccctgtaatgATTGCAATGTTCACTACCAAATCTTGTGAATATCgtcattttgtaaataatgttGGTCTTATCTTGATGAGCAACCGGTGATAAGCCCTGAGCAAATGCACCGGATgtcccacaaaatttttaacACAAATCTAATTTATTGAAAAGCCAGAGGAACAGCTTTTGCTGATCCTCCCCCCCCCTAGGTTCTGAATCCTCTTTTCAAATCTTATAACCTTGAGATAGGTTGTGGAGATTGTGGGTCCTGGCTATAGGGATGAAAGATGCGGCACTTTCTAGGCAATACCGAATAACACCAGGAATCGCCGGAATCGGTAGTGGGATCATTTGCACTCATCTAAGGGGTTGAGCGGACAACCTGTGTCGTGGTCCCACCTTCGCCTGCATCTAGGATCAAAGTTATAAACGtgtaaatataatttaaaaatagacgAACATATTGCCTACTTTTAAAACCGAAGGGGAAAATAGATAATTatgtgtacctatgtatttgtagtacggtaggtaggttaggttaTAGTAGGTAGCGAAAAATTAATgatcttaatttttcaatcatgagAAGCACCTTGATAAAATCTCGTGAAGCAATGGGGAAAGAGGGTAAAGGTGAAAATTTGTCCCCTGCTTCAATTTCCCGGAGAAACTGACAAAATAAAGAGCCTATATCTACGAACTTACCATGCTgatgtcaaactttcaaaaatggaatattgttcagaatttcattttggaaaacataTAGCTACCTAGGTcttgtgaacatttttaaaaaattgtgaaatgaaaaaaaacaaggttttgaaaaacaaaaataggtaggtacctaaagttcttgaaaaatttgcattcgtATTAGCCAGGGTTGTTGCGGATCACGAAAATTTgatccgaatcacggatcacgaatcattgagaaatttgtgatccggatcacggatcaaagATCTCCCGGGaaattgtgatccggatcacgaatcacgaatcgctccagaaaaaaatgatccggatcaagTTTTACGGATCATTTCAAGGAAATTGTATTAAGTATAGGGtactaaattgtttttttttttaaaaattaaagtgtgaacaaaaacgttaaaaacgaagtagtctccattttattttcaaaaaattgcaataacacATTATACAGGGGTGGAAAAAGTCAGCCTCATCttgcaaatttcagaaattgaaatatgaaattttcacatttcaaaaagttttagttttttgtcaataaatcaaaaactaagtaagcatcctagaaaaaaactaatggcattatgtcgattggaaatttaattctgtacaattttggtcatgtgtaattttttcgtaggacgcttactttcgcctccagatcgatttttatgaaacacagtttgcaaatttttcaaaaaataatttcaaaaagattagttttttgtcaaaaaatcaaaaactaagcatcctagcgAAAACCCAATTATTCGTTATCATTAAATTGAGTTCaactcattaatttttaataaaatcgaattttcaaagcaaaaacatgcagcaatgcagcatttactggtgaaaaaaaatgatccgtgaaaaaatgatctgcggaaaattttgaatcggatcataGATCACGAATCGTTGTGGTAtataatgatccggatcacgtaatgatccggatcacaacgaCCCTGGTATTAGCCCAGTCTTCCAGCATATTTCTCGAGATCTACAAGAAATCCAGGCCCAGCGCTAATTTCCCCCTTGGTCCTGTCCTTTCTGCGACTCCAGACATTGAAATCGAGCTTTACGTATCAAGTAATAATACCTaaataataggtaattattttttttcatatacctaCAGTTTGAAGCTTCGACTACACAAATGTTGTTTCCTAccaaaagtaggtaattcacATTTTCAAGACGTCTAAAGTAGGCAAAACATATGTATACCCTTTTGTTTGCGtgtgtgtttgtgttttttaaaataaaaatatcaagtttaaTAAGctctaaaactttttgaattgtaaaatttgaaacacctattcaaaaactttacaattttttataatataggtaatcagtcttgaaatttgaaatgatgaCTTTGAAAGTCAATTATTCCTAAAAATATGAGGTTTTGCCCGCATAGAAAACTTTGCATTCgtttttcagtttcagaataattcttcaaattaatttttggaacttcTGAAATGCTTTTCAACCATTCAAGGCTCCATGTTTTACCAGTAGAGAGAGTGAATGTCCTTTCGagattttcagcattttataGCAGGATtgtcaaaagtcgaaaaagaaTTTCTTTTCATGCGAGTACTCACCAACTCCTTCAAAGCCGAGATTAGGCCAGCATTCATACGCGAAGCACTTTGTATGATTGTATAAGATCAGAAGTACTAATTACCTATTAACTCGATGAATATTCATACAGCTGGCTAACTTCATCTTCAATTTCAGcggtgaaaaaaatacccaatgtAATCCCCCCCCCGCGGCCCCCGccatacctatgtaggtacctacttacttgagtATTTTCAGTCAATTTCGTGTTGAAAAGGTATCTTTTGAATATGAAACTTCGAAAGAGACAACAAATCGAAGAAGCTCGTTGATACATCGCGTtgagtaattcaaaaaaaatttcacgcgcGAATTTCTTATCTTGTATggtttttttgttcttgtttttatttcatcttcattacaacttgaataaaactttgttgaaaaaactttggaaattttaattttacttttttcctccGTTTTAGTTAACATTTCCCTTGATTTAGACAACTACAGCAACAGGCATAAATATGTTACCCAACAGCAATTAAGATAAAATGTTAAATAAATTGAGCTAAAGTTCATGCTAGTTTAACTAGAAGTTGATGTAATTTAGCCAAACATTAAAAGGGTATAATTTACAAAGTTGATAATGTAATATGTGAGCTTTCGAGTAACAATGTGTACACAAAGTTGAGACTCGCGTATGAATAAAGATGGCACCTTTTTTGCTCCCCAGCGTTTATACACAGTTAAATGTGATATCACATCGGATCAACTTTCGATGAAATTCTAATTATTttagtacctaagtataatttTGTCTTTTCTATTCTCATTTGTTTATAAAGCACAAAGAcattgctcttttttttcacagaaaaatgtttccatcacgttaaaatattcatttggaTTCTATGTTTTTCTAGCATCGctatcaacatgaaaaaaatccaacagtGACACTTGCCCTATAAAAAGATAAAtgcaagagaattttttttacacaggtAGGCAGACCTAGTTACATTTCTTTTataaagaaagagagagaaaaaagttgaGTCCATATTTATGGAACACTGGAGactgcgagaaaaaaatgacaatggatgaagaaaaaaaggggGAACTATTTCGTACTTCAGATAGGGTAGACGGGGAAAATCTATGCATATAGATTGCTTATTTTCCGGGCAGATTCAACAGGGTTGAAAAACATTCCCCGTCTTCACTCTTCGATACCAACCACGCGCTTTTTTTTCGTCGAAGATAATCTATCCTTTCTTCtttgaaacgaatttttgagtcttctttctttttctttctttctttcttttttctttttgcttctTTTTACGTTCCGTATTTCTTTCtctttatatatatattttttcacccttttttcTCTGCTctgga is from Planococcus citri chromosome 1, ihPlaCitr1.1, whole genome shotgun sequence and encodes:
- the Rilpl gene encoding RILP-like protein homolog isoform X2 — encoded protein: MEEYTSDISVLDVYEIASAIGKEFEKIIDVCGADTVTNLMPRVINALEHLESLATKNERENAILEDLKNRIVKLENDKHVRAEDRLKFEKELEQIEEDWRKESNHLLAVIAKLQEENKRLASIVANESYFEQESSSNSEEDVNVVNQLQHQLDLLRDKVKVQNVELNAKNSEIENLESRIETLNTTIVDLRKKQKIHVSQIHGFVEERAKLLIEIQDQRREIVLLHQRLGIVQKENEDLAKSNVEVPDLTNKVLYDVDDPNRPRFTIAELKEILHERNELKAKLNEVQDELALYRPDASIDTSEVATEVDFGDDDLPVQGPLPLEPDDAPWKKSESGIRKLFRKIFIEQSVNPVKRVSIPIFSSKTSSSSSPSTSIV
- the Rilpl gene encoding RILP-like protein homolog isoform X1, which encodes MEEYTSDISVLDVYEIASAIGKEFEKIIDVCGADTVTNLMPRVINALEHLESLATKNERENAILEDLKNRIVKLENDKHVRAEDRLKFEKELEQIEEDWRKESNHLLAVIAKLQEENKRLASIVANESYFEQESSSNSEEDVNVVNQLQHQLDLLRDKVKVQNVELNAKNSEIENLESRIETLNTTIVDLRKKQKIHVSQIHGFVEERAKLLIEIQDQRREIVLLHQRLGIVQKENEDLAKSNVEVPDLTNKVLYDVDDPNRPRFTIAELKEILHERNELKAKLNEVQDELALYRPDASIDTQEDGDIEPEYINERAGRADIYLALRFPDHTNKKIENHQQCIPSFFPTNVTSVISTKSEVATEVDFGDDDLPVQGPLPLEPDDAPWKKSESGIRKLFRKIFIEQSVNPVKRVSIPIFSSKTSSSSSPSTSIV